Within Acidobacteriota bacterium, the genomic segment GATCTCACCGTCGTTCGTGCTGCCGTTCCTCATGATCCCGCTAGGCGTGTGGCTGCGCATCCTCACCGGCAACCCCTTGCTGCTGCAGGGGCTGGGTGTGGTGATGACGGCGTACGGTCTGTATGTCTGCTACCTGATGCTGCGCCGGCCCGACACGCTCGCCATCGAGGAGAACCACGTGTCGTGGGCACACATGTACCGCATGATGTTCGTGGCCCAAATCGGCTTCGCGCTGGCGTACCTGCTGTAGCCGATCGTCGGGTCTGAAGACCCGGCTTCCTTCTAGGCCTGGCCGAGCAGCGCGCGGATGCGCGATTCGGTTGGCGGATGTGTGCTGAAAATGGACATCAACCCCGACACGGTGAACGGCTTGATGATGAACATGTGCGCCGTGGCCGCATTGGCATCGAGCGGGATCCGCTTCGACGCAACTTCCAGTTTCTTGAGCGCGTCCACCAGGCCGTAGGGCGAGCCGGCAATCGCGGCCCCGCCGGCGTCCGCTTCGTACTCGCGCGACCGCGAGATGGCCGACTGGATGAGGATGGCCGCCAGCGGCGCGAGGATGATCGTCGCCAACAGGGCAATGGGGTTCGATCCTTCGCGATCGTCGCTCCGGCCTCCTCCGAAAAACGCCGCCCAGCGCGCCATGTTCGCGATCATCATGATGGCGGCGGCGAGCGTCGCCGCAATCGAGCTGATCAGAATGTCGCGGTGCTTGACGTGCGACAGCTCGTGGCCGATGACACCTTCCAGTTCGCGATCGTCCAGGATGCGCAGGATGCCCTCGGTGGCCGCCACGGCCGCATGCGACGGGTCGCGCCCGGTTGCGAACGCGTTTGGCGATGGGTCCGGAATCACGTACACCTTCGGCATCGGCAGATTCGCGCGCTGCGCCAACCGCGCCACCGTCTGATAGAGCCGGTGTTCGGGCCCGACCGGCTGCGCGTTGTACATGCGCAGAACGATTTTGTCGGAGAACCAGTACGAGCCGAAGTTCATGACGACGGCGAAACCAAACGCGATGACCATGCCGTTCGCCCCGCCGAGGCTCTGACCTATCACCATCAACACACCGCTCAGAAGTCCCAACAGGAGTGTCGTTTTGACTGTGTTTCCCATGTTCTTTTCCGTATGAAGACCGCTGAACACCCAGTTTAGCCCGGGTTGTCGATGGAGGCCTTCGACAACCCGCCCTCCGGGCTTCGACTCCGGCCCTGATGGTCCGCCTCCGCTCAGGGCAGGCGCGACAGGATTCGCTCGATCAAACCGGCAATGAGCGCCGCGCGCCACGGCACCTCGGGGATATCCACGTGCTCATCAAACCCGTGCGCACCCGCGCCGATGGCGCCGAGCCCATCTATTGTTGGGACGTTCAAAGCCGCCGTGAGGTTTCCGTCGGAGCCGCCGCCGGTGGAACCTTCGCCAAGTGTTCGCCCAAGGTTCGCCGCCACCTCCTGCGCCTGGCGAAAGAGCGCCTCGACCGCCGGCGTGCGTTCGAACGGCGGCCGGTCGATGCCGCCCGTCACGCTGATCGCGGCTCCCGGGATCTGCGGCCGGAGCGCCTGCATCGCACGAGTCACCCGGTCGGCGTCGTCCGGGGTCGCCGCGCGCACGTCGATGATGGCCTCGGCCTCCGCCGGAATCACGTTGCCGCGCGTGCCGCCCCGCACGATGCCGACGCTGAGCGTGGTTCCGCGGGCGGGATCCTGCAGCGACTCGATAGCGAGAATCTGTCGGGCCAGCTCGCGGATCGCGCTGACACCGCGCTCGGGCTCTATCCCTGCGTGGGCCGGCTTGCCCGTGACGCGCAGGTGGAACTCGCCGCAGCCCTTGCGCGCGGTCTTGAGTGCGCCGCCCGGGAGCGGCGGTTCGAGGACGAGCACGGCTTCGCTCCGACGCGCCTCGTCTTCGATGATACTCCGCGACGTGGCGCTGCCGGTTTCCTCGTCGCTCGTCAGGAGCAGCATCACACGACCAGGCAGCCCCGACGCCGAATCCTGCAGCGCGCGGATCGCGAGCATTGCGAGTACGATCCCGGCCTTCATGTCGAAGACACCCGGACCGAAGAGCATGTCGCCCTCGCGCCGCAGCGGCCGCCGTTCCAGCTCGCCCACGGGCCAGACCGTGTCGATATGCCCCATCACCAGCACCTGACGTCGGCCGGACCCGAACTCGGCCAGCAGGTGGTCACCCGCGGTCTCGCCCGGCAGCACGCCGACACTGCCGCCGAGTTGGCGGAGCAACCGGGCCACTTCCCTGCCGCACGCGTCGACAGCCGCCTTGTCGCCGCTCGGCGATTCGAGGCACACGAGCGCCTCAATCGTCTCCACCGCCCACGGCAGTGCCGCTTCACAGAACGCCAGGTGAGTCCTCATGAGGTATGTCGCAACCTATATAATGACTCCATGTTCCGCCTTCAGTACGTGAGCGGCGTTCTGGCGTGTGCAGCGATTCTTGGGCTGGCCGCGCAGGCCCAGGCTCAGCCGCCCGTGGCCAAGCCGCAGCCGCCGCCACCTGTGGCGGGGACCACGCAGCCGCAGCAGCCGACCCCAGCCAAGCCCGTTGCGCCCGTGGCCAAGCCGCAGCCGCCGCTGGCGACACAGCCGAAGATCCAGCCGCCAACCGACACGGCCACTGAAGCGCCGCCGACCGATGCACAACTCGGCGTGCGAGTCTATCCTGGCGCCAGGTTCATCGGATCATACGACGCGGGGCGCGGGCAGCGCTTCTACCTGTTCGGCACACTGCAGCCGTTCGCCGAGATGGTGGCGTTCTACAAGAACGAACTCAAAGACAAGGGCGAGCTTGTGTTCGACGTGCCGCCAACGCACATGTTCGACGTCGGCAAGTTCCGCGAAGAGACGATGGCGTTTCCGCCCAGCGTGACGATCAAGGACTACACGTGGGGCGGCTCGCCGGGCTATGCGAACCCCAAGCCTGGCACAACGCCGACCGCGTTCCCGACGGTGATCCAGATCGTGGCGCCGCCAGCCGCGCCCGCCGGTCCAATCCGGTAACCCGCCCGCTAGCGCCCTCGCTTCTACCGCGACTTCACATCCTCCACCGGCACGTAGATCTCCGGGGTCTTGTGGAACGCCTCGGCGCGCTCGCGCATGCCGGCCTCGAGCGCCTCGCGCTCGGCCAGGCCGTGCGAGGCGGCGTAGTCGCGCACCTGCTGCGTGATCTCCATGCTGCAGAACTTCGGGCCGCACATCGAGCAGAAGTGCGCCACCTTCGCGCCATCGGCCGGCAGCGTCTCGTCGTGGAACGCGCGCGCCGTCACGGGGTCCATCGCCAGGTTGAACTGGTCGTTCCACCGGAACTCGAACCGCGCCTTCGACAGCGCATCGTCCCAGCCTCTGGCCCGCGGATGGCCCTTGGCCAGATCGGCCGCGTGCGCCGCGATGCGGTAGGCGATGACGCCGGTCTTGACGTCCTCCCGATTGGGCAGACCGAGGTGTTCCTTGGGCGTCACGTAGCAGAGCATCGCCGTGCCGTACCAGCCGATCATCGCCGCGCCAATCGCTGACGTGATGTGGTCGTACCCGGGCGCGACGTCGGTGGTGAGCGGCCCGAGCGTGTAGAACGGCGCCTCGTCGCACCACTCGAGCTGCTTCTCCATGTTCTCCTTGATGAGATGCATCGGCACGTGGCCCGGGCCCTCGTTCATCACCTGCACGTCGTACTCCCAGGCAATCTTCGTCAGCTCGCCCTGCGTACGCAACTCCGCGAACTGCGCCTCGTCATTGGCGTCAGCAATTGAGCCGGGCCGCAGGCCGTCGCCGAGCGAGAACGCCACGTCGTACGCCTGCATGATGTCGCAGATCTCGCGGAAGTGCGTGTACGTGAAGTTCTCCTGGTGATGCGCCAGACACCACTTCGCCATAATTGATCCGCCGCGCGACACGATTCCCGTCACGCGCCGTGCCGTCGTCGGGATGTACCGCAGCAGCACGGCAGCGTGCACGGTGAAATAGTCCACGCCCTGCTCGGCCTGCTCGATGAGCGTGTCGCGGTAGATCTCCCACGTCAGCTCTTCGGGCCTGCCGCCGACCTGCTCGAGCGCCTGGTAGATGGGCACGGTGCCGATCGGCACAGCCGAGTTGCGCAGGATCCACTCGCGCGTCTGGTGGATGTCCTTTCCCGTCGACAGGTCCATCACCGTGTCGGAACCCCAGAGCGTGGCCCAGCGCAGCTTGTCCACTTCCTCCTCGATCGACGAGCTGACGGCCGAATTGCCGATGTTCGCGTTGATCTTTACGAGAAAATTGCGGCCGATGATCATCGGCTCGATCTCGGGGTGATTCACGTTGGCCGTGATGATGGCGCGACCGCGCGCGACTTCGGACCTGACGAACTCGGCGTCAAAACCCTCGCGCAGCGCCACGAACTCCATCTCCGGGGTCACGATGTGCGTGCGCGCGTAGTGCAACTGAGTGACCGGGCCGCGACCACGCAGCGCCGTCATCGGCTGGCCCGGCTGCATGCCGGGCATCGCGGGCTCTCCCGGCTGCGGCTGGCGCGAGCGCACGACTTCGTCGACGTCCCCGCGGCCGAGGATCCACGGGCGGCGCAGCGGTGGCAGGCCCGCTTGCACGCTGACTCCCTGTGGGCCGCTGGTGTCGTAGAGCAGGACGGGCGGTTCGCCACCCGACAGGGCCACCTCGCGCATCGACACGCGCACACCGTTTGGACCCTCGATGAACACTTTGCGCGAGTTGGGATACGCGTAGGCGAAATCAGACGGGGCGGATGTGGGAGACGACGGCTTGGTGTTCGACATCGGCGTTCTCCTGACGCGCCGGCACGGGCTCCGGCACGACAATTTCAACAATCAACCTGGAACCTGGATGTGATGGAGAACGGGCAAGGCGGGATGCCGCGCTCCCTCCGCCGGTCTCAACCGGTTCAGGTTCCAAGGGTGTATCTCAATCCCAGCAGGGATACCCCTGACGGCTCTGGGGCCACTATAGCATGCGCGGGATTCGCTGCCCTTGGGACGCCGAAGCTGCCGCAGGCAGCGAAGGCGCCTTCGGCTACGGCGTGGCAAGCGGGGGTCGGGATTCGGGGTTAGGGATTGGGGGTCAGCATCTCATCCAACGTGGTCCGCACGTGCTGAAGCGATCGCACCTGGCGATACACCCACCGACCGTAACGGCCGTCCGCATTCACCGCCGACACCCATCTCGCGGCAGAAGCGGCCTTCACGTCGGCAAGCTCATCGAACCCTTTCGTCTCCAGAATCAAGTAGACCACCGGATTGGATTTCAGCCTGACGATAAAGTCGGGCTGGTAGTCGTGAGTCTGACCATTGTGCAGGTAGGGAATCGCAAACCCGAGACCCGCGTTTTTGACGAACGCCTCGACCGAAGGATAAGTGTCGAGCGCGTACGCGGCGGACTGCTCCCACATCTTCGTGTCCGCCACGACGCAGTTGACGTGGCTTCTGACTACCTCGCGCACGTCCTTGGTGGTCCAGTAGTCCACCTCTGAGGTCGATCCCGGTCCGCGGCTCGTCTCGAAGCGCGGCACTTCAGGCGCCTCGCCGTGGGCTGCGTCGGGCCGGATGGCTTCGACCAATCGCTCGATGGCCCACCCGTAGTACGGCGACAGGAACAGGTCCACCCGCTCGGCGGGCTTCACGGGAATGACCTTTTCATCGACGAATCGCTGAGCGATCCGGGCCAACTGCGGAAACAGCACATGCGTGGGAGCCGCAGCCTGCCCGCTCCCCACGTAGTCGCGCGTCAGGTCCGCCGCGAGCTCGAAGGCGAGTTCCTGCAGCCGCCGCCCGCGCCGGTAGGGATTGAGCGTGACGTCCTCGAGGCGCCCGGGACCCATGAGTGAAGGCCGGCCTGTATTGGTCGGCAACGCGGCCTTCATCTGGACTTCCGGCGGGATCTTCGTCGGGTCGAGCCAGAGTGGCGGCACCTCGTCCCAGTTGACGCACACCCGGTTACGGATGGCCTGCCGGTAACCTTCGACGCGGGGGAACGTGATCTCGAGGGAGGCGCGCGCCGGAAGTGCGTAGATGTGCCGACGCTTCGTTTGTTGATCCGGCCCTCCAGCTCCGCTGGCCTTGAATGGGATCACCTGGAACGGCACGCCAAAGACCTTGGCCACTTCCTCGGTCATCAGTTCCCTGCCGTTCACCTCTCGGACTTCGTAGCTGCGGCGGCGCAGGCCGCGGCCGACAACCTGCTCGGACAGGAGTTGCGACATGAACGGCCGCAGCCCCACGATGTGCGTGACGGTGCTGCAGTCCCAGCCCTCGGTCAGCATGCCCACCGACACGATGCATCGCACATCGCGGCCCGGAGGATGCAGCATCTCGCCCGGTCTCTGGCGGGCCAGTTCCTCGAAACCCTCCGGGTAGATCGGATTCCCCTGGCGGTCTTTCGGCCACGCCGTCTTGCCCACGGTGTCAAGCATGAACCGCATCCACTGGACATCGTCCGATTTCGCCCGACCCGAATCGGTCTCGTGCACCACGCGGGAATCGACGCGGATGGTGTTGACGCGGCCGTCGGTGTTCAAGAAACCCGGAATGCCCGCCGGCGGCACACCCATCGGGGGTCGATTCTCGCCCAGCCATTCGTGGACGACCTTCGCGATCGCCGTGTTCTTGCAGACGAGAATGAACACAGGGGGCCTGTGATCCTCTTTGGACTGCGCCCACTCCGCCCGCAGGTCTTCCCAGAGCCCGCCCAGCATCGAGATGGGCGTGTTCGCCCACTTCAGGATTGCCTCAGGCTTGGCGGAGCCCTTGCGCCCGCCGCGCTCGGCCGGCGTCAGCCGCGGCAGGATCCATCGCCAGATGTTCAGATACC encodes:
- a CDS encoding DEAD/DEAH box helicase family protein, with product MTDFEVPEPIISSPYEEPPEHWYLAEGEPPERRAGRRPSVYYYTPPGASDDGRPATGLAIELKTVTLVRARVKQWRADGWIGSTGTTLELLQYWRREGREHRLFFAQLEAAETIVFLTEARRDYLHGLEIPYDEPSDRQKEEFGHRAFRRYACKMATGAGKTTVMGMLAAWSILNKVHEHADGRFSDVVLVVCPNVTIRSRLGEIDPQRGEASLYRTRDLVPPHLMADLTKGRVLVTNWHVFEPQGIQTGGVSAKVLKAGVRKRLREFISIGDKSTVARGRRYLTLEEYTRQVNAGLLEVLDEERGNDGSLTRVYVEAERYVESDTALVNRVLGREVGGKQNILVFNDEAHHAYRIRKEEPDPGELDLYGEEEEAEAFYKEATVWVEGLDRIHKLRGINFAVDLSATPYYLGRVGVDANRPFPWVVSDFSLTDAIESGLVKIPQLAVRDTTGQEIPGYLNIWRWILPRLTPAERGGRKGSAKPEAILKWANTPISMLGGLWEDLRAEWAQSKEDHRPPVFILVCKNTAIAKVVHEWLGENRPPMGVPPAGIPGFLNTDGRVNTIRVDSRVVHETDSGRAKSDDVQWMRFMLDTVGKTAWPKDRQGNPIYPEGFEELARQRPGEMLHPPGRDVRCIVSVGMLTEGWDCSTVTHIVGLRPFMSQLLSEQVVGRGLRRRSYEVREVNGRELMTEEVAKVFGVPFQVIPFKASGAGGPDQQTKRRHIYALPARASLEITFPRVEGYRQAIRNRVCVNWDEVPPLWLDPTKIPPEVQMKAALPTNTGRPSLMGPGRLEDVTLNPYRRGRRLQELAFELAADLTRDYVGSGQAAAPTHVLFPQLARIAQRFVDEKVIPVKPAERVDLFLSPYYGWAIERLVEAIRPDAAHGEAPEVPRFETSRGPGSTSEVDYWTTKDVREVVRSHVNCVVADTKMWEQSAAYALDTYPSVEAFVKNAGLGFAIPYLHNGQTHDYQPDFIVRLKSNPVVYLILETKGFDELADVKAASAARWVSAVNADGRYGRWVYRQVRSLQHVRTTLDEMLTPNP
- the htpX gene encoding zinc metalloprotease HtpX encodes the protein MGNTVKTTLLLGLLSGVLMVIGQSLGGANGMVIAFGFAVVMNFGSYWFSDKIVLRMYNAQPVGPEHRLYQTVARLAQRANLPMPKVYVIPDPSPNAFATGRDPSHAAVAATEGILRILDDRELEGVIGHELSHVKHRDILISSIAATLAAAIMMIANMARWAAFFGGGRSDDREGSNPIALLATIILAPLAAILIQSAISRSREYEADAGGAAIAGSPYGLVDALKKLEVASKRIPLDANAATAHMFIIKPFTVSGLMSIFSTHPPTESRIRALLGQA
- a CDS encoding M20 family metallopeptidase — its product is MRTHLAFCEAALPWAVETIEALVCLESPSGDKAAVDACGREVARLLRQLGGSVGVLPGETAGDHLLAEFGSGRRQVLVMGHIDTVWPVGELERRPLRREGDMLFGPGVFDMKAGIVLAMLAIRALQDSASGLPGRVMLLLTSDEETGSATSRSIIEDEARRSEAVLVLEPPLPGGALKTARKGCGEFHLRVTGKPAHAGIEPERGVSAIRELARQILAIESLQDPARGTTLSVGIVRGGTRGNVIPAEAEAIIDVRAATPDDADRVTRAMQALRPQIPGAAISVTGGIDRPPFERTPAVEALFRQAQEVAANLGRTLGEGSTGGGSDGNLTAALNVPTIDGLGAIGAGAHGFDEHVDIPEVPWRAALIAGLIERILSRLP
- the thiC gene encoding phosphomethylpyrimidine synthase ThiC: MSNTKPSSPTSAPSDFAYAYPNSRKVFIEGPNGVRVSMREVALSGGEPPVLLYDTSGPQGVSVQAGLPPLRRPWILGRGDVDEVVRSRQPQPGEPAMPGMQPGQPMTALRGRGPVTQLHYARTHIVTPEMEFVALREGFDAEFVRSEVARGRAIITANVNHPEIEPMIIGRNFLVKINANIGNSAVSSSIEEEVDKLRWATLWGSDTVMDLSTGKDIHQTREWILRNSAVPIGTVPIYQALEQVGGRPEELTWEIYRDTLIEQAEQGVDYFTVHAAVLLRYIPTTARRVTGIVSRGGSIMAKWCLAHHQENFTYTHFREICDIMQAYDVAFSLGDGLRPGSIADANDEAQFAELRTQGELTKIAWEYDVQVMNEGPGHVPMHLIKENMEKQLEWCDEAPFYTLGPLTTDVAPGYDHITSAIGAAMIGWYGTAMLCYVTPKEHLGLPNREDVKTGVIAYRIAAHAADLAKGHPRARGWDDALSKARFEFRWNDQFNLAMDPVTARAFHDETLPADGAKVAHFCSMCGPKFCSMEITQQVRDYAASHGLAEREALEAGMRERAEAFHKTPEIYVPVEDVKSR